Proteins co-encoded in one Salarias fasciatus chromosome 4, fSalaFa1.1, whole genome shotgun sequence genomic window:
- the ndufab1b gene encoding NADH:ubiquinone oxidoreductase subunit AB1b, translated as MAARVLQQCVRSFARPSLRLCSGNLALRAAAAPVTALHRPLSSVADSRRTRWLDQSRISSVSVLCRHYGDLPPLTLETIKDRVMYVLKLYDKINPEKLQTGSHFMKDLGLDSLDQVEIIMAMEDEFGFEIPDAEAEKLMTPEEIVQYIADKKDVYE; from the exons ATGGCGGCTCGTGTCCTGCAGCAGTGCGTTCGCTCCTTCGCTCGGCCCTCGCTGAGGCTCTGCTCCGGTAACCTCGCCCTCAGAGCCGCTGCCGCTCCGGTGACAGCCCTCCACCGACCCCTGTCCTCTGTCGCAGACAGCCGGAGGACGCGGTGGCTGGACCAGAGCCGG ATCTCCTCAGTGAGTGTGTTGTGCCGGCACTATGGAGaccttcctcctctcaccctAGAAACCATCAAAGACCGCGTCATGTATGTACTCAAGCTGTACGACAAGATCAACCCAGAGAAG ctgcagaCAGGCTCCCACTTCATGAAAGATCTGGGACTGGACAGCTTGGACCAGGTGGAGATCATCATGGCCATGGAGGATGAGTTTG GTTTTGAGATTCCAGACGCAGAAGCAGAGAAGCTGATGACTCCCGAGGAGATTGTACAGTACATCGCAGATAAGAAGGACGTTTACGAATAA
- the dctn5 gene encoding dynactin subunit 5 translates to MELSEILYNKAEYIETASGNKVSRQSVLCGSQNIVLNGKTIVMNDCIIRGDLANVRVGRHCVVKSRSVIRPPFKKFSKGVAFFPLHIGDHVFIEEDCVVNAAQIGSYVHIGKNCVIGRRCVLKDCCKILDNTVLPPETVVPPFTVFSGCPGLFSGELPECTQDLMIDVTKSYYQKFLPLSQI, encoded by the exons ATGGAGTTGTCTGAAATACTGTACAACAAAGCGGAGTACATAGAGAcg GCCTCCGGTAACAAAGTGAGCAGACAATCTGTGCTGTGTGGAAGTCAAAACATTGTCCTCAATGGAAAA actaTTGTCATGAACGACTGCATCATCAGAGGAGACCTGGCTAATGTCAGGGTGGGGAGACACTGCGTGGTGAAGAGCAGGAGTGTCATCAGACCACCGTTCAAAAAGTTCAGCAAAGG agtggcCTTCTTCCCTTTACACATTGGAGACCACGTCTTCATCGAGGAGGACTGCGTGGTCAACGCGGCGCAGATCGGTTCATACGTCCATATCGGCAAGAACTGTGTCATA GGTCGTCGGTGTGTGTTAAAGGACTGCTGCAAGATCTTAGACAACACTGTGCTTCCTCCTGAGACGGTGGTTCCTCCTTTCACAGTCTTCTCTGGATGCccag GTCTCTTTTCTGGAGAACTCCCAGAATGCACGCAGGACCTGATGATTGACGTGACCAAGAGCTACTACCAGAAGTTCCTGCCCCTCAGCCAGATCTGA